The Primulina eburnea isolate SZY01 chromosome 6, ASM2296580v1, whole genome shotgun sequence genome contains a region encoding:
- the LOC140835418 gene encoding uncharacterized protein: protein MEPIRRRESEPERKKKSPPATGLIKMILGGSTDGDSNRARKSISRRECLEVEGARRREAVISFGPEDLKRVNLPHNDALVIQARVANYDILRVFVDSGSSVNVIFKDAFMQMYLQGYHLEAVETALFGFASHAVYPEGEIVLPLTLGSQDLKRKVMTSFTMVDSPSSYNIIMGRPDMNELRAVTSTYHQKIKFPVGARVGEVRGDQPSSRKCYGEAVRADQSKTKREGKKAKVD, encoded by the coding sequence ATGGAGCCCATTAGAAGaagggagtctgagccagagagAAAAAAGAAATCGCCCCCTGCTACGGGATTGATTAAAATGATATTAGGAGGCTCTACTGATGGAGACTCCAACCGAGCAAGGAAGTCGATAAGTAGGAGGGAGTGTTTGGAGGTGGAGGGAGCGAGAAGGCGTGAGGCGGTCATCAGTTTTGGCCCGGAAGATTTGAAAAGGGTGAATCTGCCCCACAACGATGCCCTGGTGATCCAAGCTCGAGTGGCAAATTATGATATTCTACGAGTCTTCGTGGACTCGGGCAGCTCtgtaaatgtaatttttaaagaTGCCTTTATGCAGATGTATTTGCAGGGCTATCACTTGGAGGCTGTGGAAACTGCCCTCTTTGGTTTTGCTAGCCATGCGGTTTACCCGGAAGGGGAGATTGTTTTGCCATTAACCCTGGGTTCTCAAGATCTTAAAAGGAAGGTGATGACTTCATTTACCATGGTGGACTCCCCAtcatcatataatatcattatGGGGAGGCCGGATATGAACGAGCTGAGAGCCGTAACATCCACCTACCACCAAAAGATAAAGTTTCCAGTGGGAGCCCGGGTGGGAGAAGTCCGGGGAGATCAGCCATCCTCTCGAAAATGCTATGGGGAGGCAGTCCGGGCTGATCAGAGCAAGACCAAGAGGGAAGGGAAGAAGGCAAAGGTTGACTGA
- the LOC140835417 gene encoding uncharacterized protein, whose translation MALFSSRASENCPGKGSAEMQQRFGPVSSVIPAREERILLSSLRGSTDRDSNRARKSRSRKECLEVEGARRSEVVISFGPEDLKGVNLLHNDALVIQARVANYDILRVFVESGSSVNVISKDAFMQMDLQGYHLEAVETVLFGFAGHVVYPEGEIVLSLTLGSQDLKRTVMTSFTVVDSQSSYNIIMGRPTMNELRAVASTYHQKIKFSVGARVGEVRGDQPSFRKCYVEAVRADQSKTRREGKKAKVDGVEGRVMERGEVHFVAEEEQEVELTGISPLIAEHQLNILPGSHPVKQKKRHFGPKKDKVIDEQVKEILKAGHIFRDIQFPSWLSNVVLVPKSTEKWHMCVDFRDLNKACPKDHYPLPRIDQLPDSTSGFELLSFMDAYQGYHQIPLAKSDQDKASFITSGGTFCYIVMSFGLKNAGTTYQRLMKKVFEPH comes from the exons ATGGCACTTTTCTCATCACGTGCCTCTGAAAATTGCCCAGGAAAGGGAAGTGCAGAAATGCAGCAGAGATTTGGCCCTGTATCATCAGTTATCCCGGCCAGAGAAGAAAGGATTTTGCTCTCTTCACTAA GAGGCTCCACTGATAGAGACTCCAACCGAGCAAGGAAGTCGAGAAGTAGGAAGGAGTGTTTGGAGGTGGAGGGAGCGAGAAGGAGTGAGGTGGTCATCAGTTTTGGCCCGGAAGATTTGAAAGGGGTGAATCTGCTCCACAACGATGCCCTGGTGATCCAAGCCCGAGTGGCAAATTATGATATTCTACGAGTCTTCGTGGAATCGGGCAGCTCTGTAAATGTAATTTCTAAAGATGCCTTTATGCAGATGGATTTGCAGGGCTATCACTTGGAGGCTGTGGAAACTGTCCTCTTTGGTTTTGCTGGCCATGTAGTTTACCCGGAAGGGGAGATTGTTTTGTCATTAACCCTGGGTTCTCAGGATCTTAAAAGGACGGTGATGACTTCATTTACCGTGGTGGACTCCCAAtcatcatataatatcattatGGGGAGGCCGACTATGAATGAGCTGAGAGCCGTAGCATCCACCTACCACCAAAAGATAAAGTTTTCAGTGGGAGCCCGCGTGGGAGAAGTCCGGGGAGATCAGCCATCCTTTCGAAAATGCTATGTGGAGGCAGTACGGGCTGATCAGAGCAAGACCAGGAGGGAAGGGAAGAAGGCAAAGGTGGATGGAGTAGAAGGGAGAGTGATGGAAAGAGGAGAGGTACACTTTGTAGCAGAAGAGGAGCAGGAAGTG GAGTTGACAGGGATTTCTCCCCTGATAGCGGAGCACCAATTGAACATCCTCCCGGGATCTCACCCGGTGAAGCAAAAAAAGAGACACTTTGGTCCTAAAAAGGACAAAGTTATTGATGAGCAAGTAAAAGAGATCCTGAAGGCTGGCCACATTTTTCGAGATATTCAATTCCCTTCATGGCTCTCGAATGTGGTCTTGGTGCCCAAGTCTACCGAGAAGTGGCACATGTGTGTAGATTTTCGCGATCTTAATAAAGCTTGTCCCAAGGATCATTATCCTCTGCCCCGCATTGATCAATTGCCGGATTCCACATCGGGCTTCGAATTGCTAAGCTTCATGGACGCGTACCAGGGGTATCATCAAATCCCTCTGGCCAAGAGTGATCAAGATAAAGCCAGCTTCATCACctcgggaggtacattttgttataTTGTAATGTCTTTCGGTTTGAAGAATGCAGGGACTACTTACCAGCGTCTGATGAAAAAAGTCTTTGAGCCCCATTGA
- the LOC140833394 gene encoding probable aminotransferase TAT2, whose amino-acid sequence MKKQHLRGCKETESPPNITIKGILGLLMESVDHSDDKQVISLGMGDPTVHSCFSATVAAQEAVVEALRSAKFNGYSPTVGLPQTRKAIADYLSNDLPYELSADEVYITAGCTQAIEVALSVLARPGCNILLPRPGFPIYGLCAEFRNIEVRYFDLLPDNGWEVDLHAVEELADHNTMAMVIINPGNPCGNVYTYQHLEKIAATAKRLAIVVIADEVYGHLAFGPNPFVPMGTFGSIAPVLTLGSLSKRWLVPGWRVGWLATTTTVGTLKNAKFVERLKKNCDICGGPATFIQAAVTGIIQGTQDMFFKKNIRLLKQTSDLCYQKTTAISCFSCPSKPQGSMVFMVKLNSSMLKDISDDLDFCFKLAKEESVIILPGSAVGLQNWLRIMFAAEPSSLEEALERVKSFCDRHAR is encoded by the exons ATGAAGAAGCAACACTTGCGTGGTTGCAAGGAGACAGAGTCTCCTCCAAACATTACAATCAAAGGGATTCTTGGATTGTTGATGGAGAGTGTAGATCATTCTGATGATAAACAAGTGATTTCTTTAGGCATGGGGGATCCGACCGTTCACTCGTGCTTTAGCGCCACCGTTGCTGCTCAAGAAGCTGTTGTGGAAGCTCTCCGTTCTGCTAAATTCAATGGCTACTCACCCACTGTTGGTCTTCCTCAAACCAGAAA GGCGATAGCGGATTATCTATCCAATGATCTTCCATACGAGTTATCGGCAGACGAGGTTTATATCACTGCCGGATGCACCCAAGCTATTGAAGTGGCCTTATCGGTCTTGGCTCGCCCCGGCTGTAACATCTTGTTGCCAAGGCCAGGTTTTCCTATTTATGGACTTTGTGCCGAGTTCAGAAATATCGAGGTTCGGTATTTTGATCTTCTACCCGACAACGGATGGGAGGTGGATCTCCACGCGGTTGAGGAGTTGGCGGATCACAACACCATGGCAATGGTGATCATAAACCCCGGTAATCCGTGTGGAAACGTCTACACCTATCAACACTTAGAAAAG ATTGCTGCAACTGCTAAGCGACTCGCAATTGTTGTGATTGCTGATGAAGTTTATGGCCATCTTGCTTTTGGACCTAACCCTTTCGTGCCGATGGGGACGTTCGGATCCATCGCCCCCGTGCTCACGCTCGGTTCGTTATCGAAGAGATGGTTAGTGCCGGGTTGGCGAGTAGGTTGGTTGGCTACTACTACAACTGTTGGCACTTTAAAAAATGCAAAG TTCGTGGAACGCCTCAAGAAGAACTGCGACATTTGTGGAGGCCCTGCAACCTTTATACAG GCTGCGGTCACCGGAATTATCCAGGGAACACAAGATATGTTCTTCAAGAAGAACATAAGATTGCTGAAGCAAACATCGGATCTTTGTTACCAAAAGACGACGGCGATCAGCTGCTTTAGTTGTCCCAGTAAACCACAAGGGTCTATGGTTTTCATG GTGAAATTGAATAGTTCCATGCTGAAAGATATTAGCGATGACCTAGACTTCTGTTTCAAGCTGGCAAAAGAGGAGTCTGTTATAATACTTCCAG GATCCGCCGTGGGACTCCAGAACTGGCTCCGGATCATGTTCGCTGCCGAGCCATCTTCGCTCGAGGAGGCACTGGAGAGGGTGAAGTCCTTCTGTGATCGTCATGCACGTTAA
- the LOC140835415 gene encoding secreted RxLR effector protein 161-like — translation MKTSKKDQTPFRHGIHLSKDHNPKNPSEVEYMKRVPYASAVGSLITRGYMLVYSASKLAPVGYTDSDFQADRDSRKSTSGSMFTLGGGAVVWRSIKQSCIADSTMEAEYVAGL, via the exons ATGAAAACTTCCAAGAAAGATCAAACACCTTTTAGACATGGAATTCACTTGTCAAAGGACCACAATCCCAAGAATCCAAGTGAAGTGGAATACATGAAAAGAGTTCCATATGCTTCGGCTGTAGGAAGTCTTAT AACTAGAGGGTATATGTTGGTTTATTCGGCTTCAAAATTGGCACCTGTGGGTTATACTGATTCTGATTTTCAAGCTGATAGAGATTCTCGTAAATCCACATCAGGATCTATGTTCACATTGGGTGGTGGTGCCGTTGTTTGGAGGAGTATCAAGCAATCATGTATTGCTGATTCCACAATGGAAGCAGAGTATGTAGCAGGCTTGTGA